A genomic segment from Castor canadensis chromosome 1, mCasCan1.hap1v2, whole genome shotgun sequence encodes:
- the LOC109680272 gene encoding olfactory receptor 52R1-like codes for MPPSRNTSSHPAFFILLGIPGLENTQFWIAFPSCVMYVMAIVGIITILHIIQTDHNLHEPMYLFLGMLAITDLVLSSSTQPKMLAILWFHVHEIEYHACLIQMFFIHTFSSVESGVLMAMALDRYVAICFPLRHSSILTTSVVVKLGAVVMVRGLLWVSPFCFMISRMPFCPNMVIPQSYCEHMAVLKLVCADTRINRGYGLFVVFSVVGFDMMVIGISYVMILRAVLQLPSGEARFKAFGTCASHILALYIPALFTFLTHRFGHQVPQMVHIMFANVYLLVPSMLNPIIYGVRTKQIRDRVIQGCCGKDS; via the coding sequence ATGCCACCTTCAAGAAACACCTCTTCTCATCCTGCGTTCTTTATCCTGCTTGGAATCCCAGGGCTGGAGAACACTCAGTTTTGGATTGCCTTTCCATCCTGTGTCATGTATGTCATGGCTATAGTTGGAATCATCACCATCTTGCATATAATCCAAACTGACCACAACCTGCATGAGCCCATGTACCTCTTTCTGGGCATGCTGGCCATCACTGACCTGGTCCTGTCCTCTTCCACACAACCTAAAATGTTGGCCATACTCTGGTTTCATGTTCATGAGATTGAATATCATGCCTGCCTCATCCAGATGTTCTTCATCCACACCTTTTCTTCTGTGGAGTCTGGAGTTCTCATGGCTATGGCCTTGGACCGCTATGTGGCTATCTGCTTCCCACTCAGGCACTCTAGTATCCTGACCACATCTGTGGTGGTCAAACTAGGGGCAGTTGTGATGGTGAGAGGGCTGCTGTGGGTGAGCCCCTTCTGCTTCATGATCTCCAGGATGCCCTTCTGCCCCAACATGGTCATTCCCCAGTCATACTGTGAACACATGGCTGTGCTCAAATTGGTGTGTGCTGATACTAGAATCAATCGTGGATATGGGCTCTTCGTGGTCTTCTCTGTGGTTGGCTTTGATATGATGGTGATTGGTATATCCTATGTGATGATTTTGAGAGCTGTTCTACAGTTACCCTCAGGTGAAGCCCGCTTCAAAGCTTTTGGTACATGTGCTTCTCATATCTTGGCTTTATAtatcccagcccttttcactttcctCACTCATCGCTTTGGTCACCAGGTGCCCCAAATGGTTCATATCATGTTTGCTAATGTCTATCTACTGGTACCCTCCATGCTCAACCCCATCATCTATGGAGTTAGGACCAAACAGATCAGAGACAGGGTTATCCAAGGATGTTGTGGAAAAGACTCCTGA